A single Ignavibacteriales bacterium DNA region contains:
- a CDS encoding RHS repeat-associated core domain-containing protein, with protein MFSLAIPTGQVSGSADTLMFYNIYGLGLEGRAEQTWNWNYETEPPQIERSDEPYYYIKDHLGTIRVTINKQGTVVYAADYWPYGEKMAEYNSGTGTVQRYIFTEKERDTETGYDYFGARFYDSDLGRWMTVDPLADKYPGWSPYNYVMGNPLNSFDPDGKEVRLNNRKDAERLAKEINTVLGGEHVFVVEIIINDGDNNQHYFRIDANESSLDWGKDVYLSAAYDVFASREHIFSVEFSNSADAKGGGYFKAIGELMVGVDNKNDNLNHHDVVLSKSNNKYKNGTLDVIFMHEAVGHGHPVTGIEYNGNASEVSEYFGFNKSMFHKGYINKTGWKASQLNLWRRK; from the coding sequence GTGTTTAGCCTTGCCATCCCTACGGGACAAGTAAGCGGCAGTGCTGATACGCTGATGTTTTATAACATTTACGGACTTGGCTTAGAAGGGAGGGCAGAGCAAACATGGAACTGGAACTATGAAACCGAACCACCGCAGATTGAACGGAGTGATGAGCCGTATTATTATATTAAAGACCATCTAGGCACCATAAGAGTGACCATAAATAAACAAGGCACCGTTGTTTATGCAGCAGACTACTGGCCTTACGGCGAAAAAATGGCAGAATACAACTCAGGAACCGGAACAGTACAGAGGTATATATTTACCGAAAAGGAACGCGATACCGAAACCGGCTACGATTATTTTGGAGCGCGGTTTTATGACAGTGACCTGGGCAGATGGATGACGGTTGACCCGCTGGCAGATAAGTACCCCGGCTGGAGCCCGTATAATTATGTAATGGGGAACCCGTTGAATAGCTTTGATCCTGATGGTAAAGAAGTACGACTGAATAACAGAAAGGATGCTGAAAGATTAGCGAAAGAAATAAACACAGTACTTGGAGGAGAACACGTCTTTGTTGTAGAAATTATAATCAATGATGGGGATAATAATCAGCACTATTTTAGGATTGATGCAAATGAAAGCAGTTTAGATTGGGGAAAAGACGTATACTTATCCGCAGCCTATGATGTTTTTGCTTCGAGAGAGCATATTTTCAGTGTTGAGTTTTCCAATTCAGCAGATGCCAAAGGAGGCGGGTATTTCAAAGCTATTGGGGAGTTAATGGTTGGTGTAGATAATAAAAATGATAATCTAAATCATCATGATGTTGTACTCTCTAAAAGCAATAATAAATATAAAAATGGAACACTAGATGTTATATTTATGCATGAAGCAGTTGGACACGGACATCCAGTGACAGGGATAGAGTATAATGGAAATGCATCTGAAGTAAGTGAATATTTTGGGTTCAACAAATCTATGTTTCATAAAGGATATATAAATAAAACTGGTTGGAAAGCAAGCCAATTAAATCTATGGAGAAGGAAGTAA
- a CDS encoding RHS repeat-associated core domain-containing protein translates to MFFHISGLGLEGRAEQTYTWNYETEPPQIERSDDPYYYIKDHLGTIRVTINKQGTILFAADYWPYGEKMAEYNLVTGTVQRYIFTEKERDTETGYDYFGARFYDSDLGRWMTVDPLMDKYPGWSPYNYVMNNPLVLVDPDGMRVNDGGGDEDNRDKEKNKTNILQALSDAWYELQLTFSGSVENTSGGRKYQIKPR, encoded by the coding sequence ATGTTTTTTCATATTTCCGGTCTTGGCTTGGAAGGCAGGGCAGAGCAAACCTATACCTGGAACTATGAAACCGAACCACCGCAGATTGAGCGGAGTGATGATCCGTATTACTACATCAAAGACCATCTGGGCACAATAAGAGTGACTATCAATAAGCAAGGCACAATTCTATTTGCCGCAGACTACTGGCCTTATGGTGAGAAAATGGCTGAATACAACTTAGTAACCGGAACCGTACAAAGGTATATATTTACCGAAAAGGAACGCGATACCGAAACCGGCTACGACTATTTTGGTGCGCGGTTTTATGACTCCGACCTAGGCAGGTGGATGACTGTTGACCCGCTGATGGATAAATACCCCGGCTGGAGCCCGTATAATTATGTGATGAATAATCCGCTTGTGCTGGTTGACCCGGATGGGATGAGGGTGAACGATGGCGGTGGAGATGAAGATAATAGAGATAAAGAGAAAAATAAAACGAATATATTGCAGGCTTTGTCAGATGCTTGGTATGAACTGCAATTAACATTTTCAGGCAGTGTTGAAAATACAAGCGGAGGGAGGAAATATCAAATCAAACCGAGGTAA